The following are from one region of the Siniperca chuatsi isolate FFG_IHB_CAS linkage group LG21, ASM2008510v1, whole genome shotgun sequence genome:
- the ifnphi1 gene encoding interferon phi 1, producing the protein MLETATHSRAQSAATITTTTTIITATIFIMFSWTGLLFVLCTLTPALCCDWLRHYGHVSNSSLTLVQLMGGQMTEEESPVSFPNKLYKHIQKAEVESQLVFIRDSLELILGLYRHDNLSSATWDTDKTEHFLLCIHRQIDGLNSCVSTNKQANYKLKKYYKRLEKSTLYRTGGSAASWELIRKETEVHLERLALLVAPIAATLHHQH; encoded by the exons ATGTTGGAGACAGCGACACACAGCAGAGCTCAGTCTGCagccaccatcaccaccaccaccaccatcatcaccgcCACCATCTTCATCATGTTCAGCTGGACCGGCCTGCTCTTCGTCCTCTGCACCCTGACTCCTGCGctctgctgtgattggctcagaCACTACGGTCATGTGAGCAACAGCTCTCTGACTCTCGTCCAGCTCATG GGCGGTCAGATGACTGAAGAGGAGAGTCCAGTTTCCTTTCCAAACAAACtctacaaacacatacaaaaggCAGAG gtgGAGTCCCAGCTGGTTTTCATCAGAGACAGTCTGGAGCTAATTCTTGGTCTCTATCGCCATGACAACCTCTCCTCTGCTACCTGGGATACCGACAAGACGGAGCACTTCCTGTTGTGCATCcacagacagatagatggaCTCAACAGCTGT gTGTCGACTAACAAGCAAGCAAActacaaactgaaaaaatactACAAGAGACTGGAGAAAAGCACTCTGTACCGCACT GGTGGTAGTGCTGCGTCCTGGGAGCTGATCAGGAAGGAAACTGAAGTGCACCTGGAACGGTTGGCCCTGCTGGTGGCCCCCATAGCTGCAACACTTCATCACCAACACTGA
- the LOC122869126 gene encoding conoporin-Cn1-like: protein MPRRQCTIELENKCSAYTLCNPSWSIVSGSCAKAFPPTLGPSESGSSLFIKTTRAACGSVGVLTYDLQNESTKKCDGKMAIMFSVPYDFNAFSNWYAVGVFDENKVCDSSLFKEMYYNTENGFVRGQAKHGGLTYKGEAVTIRATMSDSCTPVIKIQAVLSERHWKV from the exons ATGCCCCGTCGCCAGTGCACCATTGAGCTTGAGAATAAGTGCTCTGCGTACACCCTGTGTAACCCGAG TTGGTCCATTGTCAGTGGATCCTGTGCGAAGGCTTTTCCGCCAACACTCGGTCCCTCTGAATCTGGCAGCTCTCTGTTCATCAAGACTACTCGCGCAGCATGCGGATCTGTTGGAGTCCTCACTTACGATCTGCAGAATGAATCCACAAAGAAATGTGATGGAAAAATGGCCATCATGTTCTCCGTTCCCTATGACTTCAACGCGTTCTCTAACTGGTACGCAGTGGGAGTCTTTGACGAGAATAAAGTGTGTGATTCAAgcctttttaaagaaatgtattacaACACAGAGAACGGGTTTGTCAGAGGTCAAGCTAAACATGGCGGTCTGACTTACAAAGGCGAAGCTGTTACCATCAGAGCCACCATGTCAGACAGTTGCACACCTGTCATCAAGATACAGGCAGTGTTGAGCGAGCGACACTGGAAAGTGTAG
- the LOC122869124 gene encoding uncharacterized protein LOC122869124 produces MTHRQCTIELENKCSAYTLCNPSWSIVSGSCAKALPPTLGPSESGSSLFIKTPHRARGSVGVLTYDLQIESTEECDGKMAVMFSVPYDFNLYSNWYAVGLFDENKVCDYSLYEEMYYNTENGFVRGQAKDGGLTYKGEAVTIRATMSDSCTPVINIQAVLSERLGKCSELSYQSKSRYGSAVVGYKYSRIDGGVTSSKVLFQTTAERFNPRWPTKTESLTLISSCHSSFSTLVDLYISL; encoded by the exons ATGACCCATCGCCAGTGCACCATTGAGCTTGAGAATAAGTGCTCTGCGTACACCCTGTGTAACCCGAG CTGGTCCATTGTCAGTGGATCCTGTGCGAAGGCTTTGCCGCCAACACTCGGTCCCTCTGAATCTGGCAGCTCTCTGTTCATCAAGACTCCTCACAGAGCACGTGGATCTGTTGGAGTCCTCACTTACGATCTGCAGATTGAATCCACAGAGGAATGTGATGGAAAAATGGCCGTCATGTTCTCCGTTCCTTATGACTTCAACTTGTACTCTAACTGGTACGCAGTGGGACTCTTTGACGAGAATAAAGTGTGTGATTACAGCCTTTATGAAGAGATGTATTACAACACAGAGAACGGGTTTGTCAGAGGTCAAGCTAAAGATGGCGGTCTGACTTACAAAGGCGAAGCTGTTACCATCAGAGCCACCATGTCAGACAGTTGCACACCTGTCATCAACATACAGGCAGTGTTGAGTGAGCGACTTGGAAAGTGTAGTGAGCTAAGCTACCAGTCCAAAAGCCGCTACGGAAGTGCTGTTGTCGGCTACAAATACTCCCGTATAGACGGTGGCGTCACCTCCtcaaaagttttatttcagaccacAGCAGAAAGGTTTAATCCCCGTTGGcccacaaagacagaaagtctTACTTTAATTTCATCATGTCACTCTTCATTCTCTACATTAGTTGATCTTTATATATCTCTATAA